The Streptomyces capitiformicae genome contains the following window.
CCCCGGGGCTCCCCGTGAGCCGTTCGGCGACGGCCTCGGCCAGGGGGCGGGCGAAGAGGGCGGCGAGCGGGCCCGCCGTCCAGGGCAGACCGGTGACCGGAGTGGCCCGTACGCTCTTGCCGGAGCCGAGACGGCCGTCCGGGGAGAGCGTGGCACCCGTGATCAGCAGCCCGCCACGGGCGAGTTGGGCATGGTTGAGACTGCCCGAGCCGAGCGCGACCGTGGCCGTGGCGGCGCCCCGGGCGCGGGCCGGACCGCCGGGCTTGACGTCGGCGAGGGAGAACCAGCGTCCGTCGTCGGAGACGACATGGGTGACGACACCGCCATAGCCGGTGGCCGCGATCACCGGCTCCCGGAACACCCCGTGGACCCGCAGGCCCCCGCCCGGCCGGTAACCGCGGCGGGCGGTGCCGACGAGACCCGGATCGGGGTCCGCCGCTGCCAACAGGCCAGTGGTGAGGAGCAGTTCGCGCAGGCTCGCGACCAGATCGGCGAGCCGGTGGCCGTCGTGGCGGGCCCGCGCGCCGCGCAGTCCGCGGACGACCCGTAGGGCTGCCGCCTCGGCGCGGTGCAGCCCGGCGAGCCGGGCCGTGTGCGCCGCCCGCAGCAACTCCGCCTGCGGCACGGCGCCGGCGGCCGGCACCCCGGCGGCGAGCACGGCCGCGGTGGCGGTCCAGAGGCCGGTGGCGGCGGTTACCTGGGCCTTGGTGGGGCCGGTGGCCCCGGCGGCTCCGGTGGGTCCAGTGCGTTCGGCGGAGTCGGTGGCTCCGGGAGTGGCGGCCTTCGTAGCACTACTGTTCTCGCGGGCCTTGGAGGCTGGTTCGCCCGCTGATACGGCGTCACCCTCGACGTCATGCGCGACGGTCGCCGTTTCCGCGTCGTCCGTGGCCTCCGGTGCGGGCATGGCCTCCGCGTCGGCCACCGGGCAGGCGCCCAGGACCGCGGCCCGGTGCAGGCATCGGGGGGCGAGCAGGCAACTGCACACCGCCTGCCCGGCGTCCGTGACCGCGCCCGAGGGACCCGGCGTGAGGGTGACCTCGGCGTCCTCGCCGCACCGGATGCGCAGGACACCGCCGTCGGCCGTGACGGGCACGGCCGCGTACGACTCGATCGCGGCGTCCAGCTTCTTGCGCAGCCGGGAGGTCAGGCTCTCGACGGCGGTGGCGACCACCTCGGGTGCCACCGGGGGCAGTTCGGCGTTCATCGGGTCTCTCCGCGGAGGCGATCGCCCACCCAGCGGGCGAGGGCGAGGGGACTGAGGGCGGCAACGGGCATGCCGGCCGCGACGAGCTGCTGGGCGACCGGCACGGAGTAGCGCGGCGTACCGGTGTGGTCCAGGGCGGCACAGCCCATCAGGTGCACCCCGGAGCTCGCGAGGGCCCGTACTTCGCCGAGGAGCCCGCCCAGCGGGTAGCCCTCCTCGAAGTCGCTCACGACGACCACGAGGGTCCGGCTGGGCACGGTCACCAGGGAGCGGGCGTGCGCGAGCCCGGCCGCGATGTGCGTGCCGCCGCCCACCCGTACCTCCAGGAGCAGCGACAGCGGGTCGTCCACCCGGTCCGTCAGGTCGATCACATCGGTCGAGAACGCGAGGAAGTGGGTGGACAGGGTGGGCACTCCGCCCAGGACGGCCGCGGTCAGCGCCGACCAGATGACGGACGCCTCCATCGACCCCGACACGTCGACCACCAGGATCAACCGCCAGTCCGCCTCCTTGCGGGAGCGGGTGCTGAACACCGGCCGCTCCGGTACGACCACGGTCCTGCCGTCGGCCGTGCGGCGCGTGTGCGCCAGGTTGGCGCGCAGCGTGCGCGGCAGGTCGAGCCGACCACCGGGACGGCGGGTCGGGCGCGGTGTGGCCAGACCCGTGAGGGCCGGGCGCATACGGGTGGCGAGTTCCTTCGCCAACTCGTCGACGAGGCGGCGGACGAGCGGGCGCAGCTTGGCCAGTTGCTGTTCGGGCATCCCTCCGGCCAGGGACAGCACCGAGGTCAGCAGGTCGACCGACGGACGGACCGCCCTGGGGTCGAGCTCGGCCAGTACGTCCGTACGGCCTTGATCGGCGGCCCGCGCCAGTACCTCCTCGCGGACCTCCGCGCCGAACAACGCGTCCAACTCCTCGGCCCACTCGCGGGCCGTGGGGAACGAAGCCTCCTGACCGCCGCCCTGGCCCTGCCCGCCACCCCCGCCGAGATCCGAGGAACCCTCGCCCCGGCCGGTGCCGTACAGCTCGTCGAGGGCGTGCGCGTAACGGCGGGCGTCCGGAGGGAGCTTCTCGCTCTCCCGCCCGAGCAGCAGCCGCCAGCGGTCGGTGGGGGAGAGGTGGAGGACGGAGGGGGCTCCGGCCGCGGCCACCTCATCGACGGCCTCTTCGGCCTCGGCGCACCCTGGGACCGCGGGGATCTCCACCCCGGTGCTCTCGGCCTGCCCCGTCGTGTCGTTCATCCGCACCGGCAGCCGCAGGGAGTCGACCGCCGCGAGGCCCGCCGTGTCGGCGGCCGTCCACAGGGCGAGGAGTGCCGGTGAGGCGGTGAGTGACAGGTCGAGGCGGTCGCCGAGGCGTTCGCTGACGGTGCTCAGAAGGCGGTCGCGGCCGGCCGGGCTGAGCGTGTCGAAGCCGCCGCGCAGCGCGGGCAGCCGATCCAGGAACCCCTGGTCGGTGAGCGTGTCGACCCGGTCGAGCAGTGGGGCCAGCGCGTTCGGCGCCGACTGGAGCAGCGGGGCGGCACCGCTGAGCAGCCCGGTGAGCCGGCGGGACAGTGCCCGGCGCCCGTCGGGGCCGGTGGCGGTGTCGACCCAGCCGGCGGCACGCGCGCCGAGGGTGTCGGAGTCGTCGAGGTCGAGCAGGACCCGGGCGGCCAGGGCGGCACCCTGGACGAGCGGGGAGCCGGTACGGGCGAGGGCGGCCAGGGCGTCGTCCAATCGCAGCCCCAGGCGGTGTTCACCGGCCCGCGAGGCCAGCGCGATGAGCGCGGCCGCGTCCTCCGGCTCGTCGCTGCCCGCCAGGCCGGGCAGCGCCCGGACCGCCGCCTCCAGCAGGTCGGCGGCCAGTGCGGTGGCCGCCTGCCTGCCCTCGGGCGTGGTGCCGGGGAGGTGCCCCCGGCGCAGCGCCTCCATCAAGTCGAGCGCTTCGAGGAGTTCGGGGAGCGTGGCGGCGGCCGGGAGCACGGCCGCGGCGTCGGTCAGGCGCTCGGCGACCAGCGCGGGCAGGTCGCAGCGGGCGGCCGCCCGAAGTCCGGCGAGGACGAGCGCACAGGTGGGCCCGCCGTCCGCCGACTCCCGGCGGAAGGCCTCCCGCAGGGTGCCCTCGGCGGCCAGGGCGGCCGTCACACCCCGTATCCCGGCCAGGTCGAGCCGTACGGGAACGGCCGGTGTCCACGACAGCCGCCACCGGGTGGTGAGCGCGGTCCCGTCGCCCGTGCCGGCCACCGCCACGGCCTCGCCGTAGCCCGCGCCGCACACCTCGAGTCGCTGGAGCAGGATCTCGCGGCGGCCGTCGAGGGCGGAGCGGAGCGGGTCGAGCCGGACCTCGCGGGAACCGGAGTCGTCCGGGCCCGGCAGCCGCAGCGCGGCCAGCTCCGCCTCCACGGACGGGCCCAGCCCCGAACGCGGTGTGCCCGGCGCGATCCGGCCGCGGTCCGTGCCGACCAGGACCACCTCGAGCGCCCGCGCGAGGGCCCGGCCACGGCCGAGCGGCTCGCCCTGCCCCAGCACCGTCGTCAGCGCCTCCAGCACTTCGCCCCGTCCCGGGGCGGGGAGCCCCCGAATCCGGGCCAGGTCGCACGCCATCCGCAGGGTCTCGGTGGCCTCGCCTGTCCCCGCGGTGTGCCCGGCCGCGCGCAGCTCCCGGCACACATCGGTGATGGCCCGCGCGGCGGCGCCGTGCAGCGACTCGGGGTCACCACCGGCCGCGAACACCGCCTGCTGCCAGCGAGGGTCCCGGATGCCCGCCGGGTAGCCGGACCGGGAGTCCAGCAGATCGAAGGCGTACGGCACGAGCGAGGTGACCACCGGCGGCGACCCCTCGACGACGGATTCCCCGACCGTCGATGCCGATGCCGATGCCGATGCCGATGCCGATGCCGAGTCCGAGGCCGAGTCCGATGCCTCGCCACCCGCACGCGGCCCCGGAACCACATCCTCCGGCCCGGCGCCGTCCGTTCCGGCAGTGTGTGTCCCGGCATCCTCCGCTCCGGCCCTGTCCGTCAACGCCGGGGCGTGGAACGCTCCGATGACGGCCGCGACCTTGCGCCCGCACGCCGCGGCACGGGCGACCGTGTCGCGCATATGGGCCTCGCGGGCCAGGTCCACCGGCGGCACGCCGCCCGCCGACTCCGCGTCGCGACGCAGCGCCCACCCCACGCCGAGCGCGGCGCGGCGGACCGCCTCGGGGGCGCAGCCGGGAGCGAGAACCTCCACGCAGCGGTCCCACAAGTCGTCACCGTCACGGCCACTCCCGGCGACGGAGAGCGCGTCCGCGAAGGCGGGGGACGGGGCAACGGCGGTGGCGTCGGCCACCGCGTTCCGCGTGTCGTCCACCGGTGCGGGGCCATTTCCCGGAGCAGCCATCAGCACCTGCGCGTTCCACCGAGGGTCGCCCATCGGCAGGTCGCAGCACACGACTTCCGCACCCCGCTCCCGCGCCCAGCGGATCGCGGCGAGTTCGGGGGAGAAGTCGGCGAAGGGGTAGAAGCCGAGCCGCCCGTTCTCACCGGCCCCGGCCAGCGCGACCGGGGCGAGCGTGCCCGGGTCGGCCACATGCGGGAGCCACGGCTGGAAGTCGGCCGGCAGCTCCACGCAGACGACTTCCGCGCCGGAGGCGTCCAGCAGGGCGGGCACGGCCGCGGCGAGGGCCGGGCTGTGGTGCCGTACGCCCAGCAGATACGGCACCGTGGAGTCGGCGAGGGCCATGACGGCCGCCCGCGGGTCCTGAACGAGCGTCACCGGAGGTTCTCCCGCAGGTCCCAGAGGCGGCGCCACATCGCCGAGCCGTCCTCGGCGCGACGGCGGACCGGGCCGTCCCAGTAGCCGAGCAGACGGGCATGGTCGGCCGGGTCGTCCTTGCGGACCACGCCCAGGAGGTGGCCGGGGACGAGGTCGAGGGCGTCCCCGCCGGGCAGGTAGGCGGCGGCGACCCCGAGGGACGCGGCGACCTGGACGGCTTCGGCGGTGGACATGACGGTGCCGGGCCGCTCCACGTCCCACCCCTCGGCGGACCGTCCGGCGCGCAGATCGCGGAAGACGGTGACCAACACGTCGAGCACGGCGTCGTCGACGCCGAACGCCGCACCCGCCCGCTCGACGGCCGCCGTGGCCTGCCGCTTGACGAGCACGGTCTCGGCGTCGACGTCCGCGATGGGGTGCACCGTCTCGAAGTTGAAGCGGCGCTTGAGCGCGGCGGACATCTCCGAGACGCCCCGGTCCCGCAGGTTGGCCGTGGCGATGACGGTGAACCCGGGCGCCGCCGCGACCTGGGCGTCGTCCGTGCCGGACAGCTCGGGCACGCTCACCCGCCGGTCGGACAGGATCGACACCAGGGCGTCCTGCACCTCGGGCAGACAGCGGGTGATCTCCTCGACCCGCGCCACCCGGCCGGTTCGCATGGCCCCGAGCACCGGGGAGTCGACCAGCGCCTGCGGGGTCGGGCCCTGGGCGAGCAGCAGGGCGTAGTTCCAGCCGTAGCGGAAGGCGTCCTCGGTCGTACCGGCGGTGCCCTGCACGGTGAGCGCGCTGGTGCCGCACACGGCGGCCGACAGCAGCTCGGAGAGCATCGACTTGGCCGTGCCGGGCTCGCCGACGAGCAGCAGGCCACGCTCACCGGCGAGGGTGACCACGCACCGCTCCACCAGGGCGCGTTCCCCGACGAACTTGGGGGTGATCACCAGCTTGTCGGGCAGTGTCTCGTGCGGCTTGGGCAGCTTCAGGGCGTCGCCTCCGCTGCCGCAGACGAAGGTGACCACGGCGCGCGGCGTCAGTCGCCAGCCCGGCGGCCGGGGGCCCTCGTCGTGGGCGGCGAGGAAGGCGAGTTCGGTCGCGTGGCGCTCCTCGGCGGGCAGGGTCTGCCGGGCCGGACGGTCAGTCGCCGTCGTCGCCATGTCGGTCGAGGTCATGGATGTCCTTGCTCAGTGGGTCGATGGATCGTCTGGATCAACGGTGTGATCGGGCGTGGACCAGTGGTGTGA
Protein-coding sequences here:
- a CDS encoding SWIM zinc finger family protein, giving the protein MNAELPPVAPEVVATAVESLTSRLRKKLDAAIESYAAVPVTADGGVLRIRCGEDAEVTLTPGPSGAVTDAGQAVCSCLLAPRCLHRAAVLGACPVADAEAMPAPEATDDAETATVAHDVEGDAVSAGEPASKARENSSATKAATPGATDSAERTGPTGAAGATGPTKAQVTAATGLWTATAAVLAAGVPAAGAVPQAELLRAAHTARLAGLHRAEAAALRVVRGLRGARARHDGHRLADLVASLRELLLTTGLLAAADPDPGLVGTARRGYRPGGGLRVHGVFREPVIAATGYGGVVTHVVSDDGRWFSLADVKPGGPARARGAATATVALGSGSLNHAQLARGGLLITGATLSPDGRLGSGKSVRATPVTGLPWTAGPLAALFARPLAEAVAERLTGSPGADPERGEQALREPIGCDVVLVGAAGDQLLARELGPAGQPVVDGPLVRLAPANGHPDLAHTANFRQLASRPGLRLRVIGRLDADRAATLRPLAVGPVSDAEATLRLPTDWQGHADLGYDRLQGTHFPPPDALPAPTGLDGVPVDPLAEAPLWRLRRLVEVAVSGGRRAVAEPARDGDRGGGRAALRRSGFQAAADLATTLTAEADRRTRDVFGRIDEPDPDRYARAWLAAAVYLSATERALVRATWQPPASDT
- a CDS encoding ATP-binding protein translates to MTSTDMATTATDRPARQTLPAEERHATELAFLAAHDEGPRPPGWRLTPRAVVTFVCGSGGDALKLPKPHETLPDKLVITPKFVGERALVERCVVTLAGERGLLLVGEPGTAKSMLSELLSAAVCGTSALTVQGTAGTTEDAFRYGWNYALLLAQGPTPQALVDSPVLGAMRTGRVARVEEITRCLPEVQDALVSILSDRRVSVPELSGTDDAQVAAAPGFTVIATANLRDRGVSEMSAALKRRFNFETVHPIADVDAETVLVKRQATAAVERAGAAFGVDDAVLDVLVTVFRDLRAGRSAEGWDVERPGTVMSTAEAVQVAASLGVAAAYLPGGDALDLVPGHLLGVVRKDDPADHARLLGYWDGPVRRRAEDGSAMWRRLWDLRENLR
- a CDS encoding vWA domain-containing protein — its product is MTLVQDPRAAVMALADSTVPYLLGVRHHSPALAAAVPALLDASGAEVVCVELPADFQPWLPHVADPGTLAPVALAGAGENGRLGFYPFADFSPELAAIRWARERGAEVVCCDLPMGDPRWNAQVLMAAPGNGPAPVDDTRNAVADATAVAPSPAFADALSVAGSGRDGDDLWDRCVEVLAPGCAPEAVRRAALGVGWALRRDAESAGGVPPVDLAREAHMRDTVARAAACGRKVAAVIGAFHAPALTDRAGAEDAGTHTAGTDGAGPEDVVPGPRAGGEASDSASDSASASASASASASTVGESVVEGSPPVVTSLVPYAFDLLDSRSGYPAGIRDPRWQQAVFAAGGDPESLHGAAARAITDVCRELRAAGHTAGTGEATETLRMACDLARIRGLPAPGRGEVLEALTTVLGQGEPLGRGRALARALEVVLVGTDRGRIAPGTPRSGLGPSVEAELAALRLPGPDDSGSREVRLDPLRSALDGRREILLQRLEVCGAGYGEAVAVAGTGDGTALTTRWRLSWTPAVPVRLDLAGIRGVTAALAAEGTLREAFRRESADGGPTCALVLAGLRAAARCDLPALVAERLTDAAAVLPAAATLPELLEALDLMEALRRGHLPGTTPEGRQAATALAADLLEAAVRALPGLAGSDEPEDAAALIALASRAGEHRLGLRLDDALAALARTGSPLVQGAALAARVLLDLDDSDTLGARAAGWVDTATGPDGRRALSRRLTGLLSGAAPLLQSAPNALAPLLDRVDTLTDQGFLDRLPALRGGFDTLSPAGRDRLLSTVSERLGDRLDLSLTASPALLALWTAADTAGLAAVDSLRLPVRMNDTTGQAESTGVEIPAVPGCAEAEEAVDEVAAAGAPSVLHLSPTDRWRLLLGRESEKLPPDARRYAHALDELYGTGRGEGSSDLGGGGGQGQGGGQEASFPTAREWAEELDALFGAEVREEVLARAADQGRTDVLAELDPRAVRPSVDLLTSVLSLAGGMPEQQLAKLRPLVRRLVDELAKELATRMRPALTGLATPRPTRRPGGRLDLPRTLRANLAHTRRTADGRTVVVPERPVFSTRSRKEADWRLILVVDVSGSMEASVIWSALTAAVLGGVPTLSTHFLAFSTDVIDLTDRVDDPLSLLLEVRVGGGTHIAAGLAHARSLVTVPSRTLVVVVSDFEEGYPLGGLLGEVRALASSGVHLMGCAALDHTGTPRYSVPVAQQLVAAGMPVAALSPLALARWVGDRLRGETR